One window from the genome of Candidatus Methylomirabilota bacterium encodes:
- the cobS gene encoding adenosylcobinamide-GDP ribazoletransferase translates to MTSLVLAIRFLTVVPVPGRAGTDPGALGRAAWWFPPVGLVLGLVLAAADYGLSRLFPPLVTALLVVSLWKLLTGGLHLDGLADCLDGLAGRDPAHRLAIMRDSRIGVFGALGLVLVVLLACGVLTELPVAARGPALLLAPTVGRLAPLVVGVIMRPATPARGSGAAFIDALPGWAPLVHTTAVLVLGALVLGPFGLVVVIAGLGIALLATWALAHGLGGATGDVLGAGVELAELGVLLAASAHARLGGF, encoded by the coding sequence GTGACGAGCCTCGTCCTCGCGATTCGCTTCCTCACCGTCGTGCCGGTGCCCGGACGCGCGGGGACCGATCCGGGCGCGCTCGGCCGCGCCGCCTGGTGGTTCCCGCCCGTCGGTCTCGTCCTTGGGCTCGTCCTCGCCGCCGCCGATTACGGGCTCTCCCGCCTGTTCCCGCCGCTGGTGACCGCGCTGCTCGTGGTGAGCCTCTGGAAACTGCTCACCGGTGGCCTGCACCTGGACGGGCTCGCGGACTGCCTCGACGGGCTCGCCGGCCGCGATCCCGCGCACCGGCTCGCCATCATGCGGGACAGCCGGATCGGCGTGTTCGGCGCGCTCGGGCTCGTGCTCGTCGTGCTGCTCGCGTGCGGAGTCCTCACGGAGCTGCCCGTCGCGGCGCGGGGACCAGCCCTGCTGCTGGCGCCCACGGTCGGCCGTCTCGCGCCGCTCGTCGTGGGCGTGATCATGCGACCGGCCACGCCGGCGAGGGGATCCGGGGCCGCGTTCATCGATGCGCTGCCGGGCTGGGCCCCGCTCGTCCACACCACGGCGGTCCTGGTCCTGGGCGCGCTCGTCCTCGGGCCATTCGGGCTGGTCGTCGTGATCGCAGGCCTCGGCATCGCGCTGCTCGCGACCTGGGCGCTGGCCCACGGCCTCGGCGGCGCCACCGGCGACGTGCTGGGCGCAGGCGTGGAGCTGGCGGAGCTCGGCGTGCTCCTGGCGGCTTCGGCCCACGCGCGGCTGGGCGGGTTCTAG
- a CDS encoding histidine phosphatase family protein, which translates to MSTVVYLVRHGAVVGAETRRFIGHLDVPLSPHGEHQVAAVARRLAAVPLVAVYSSDLVRTRRSADLVAAPHGLRPIAVAGLREFAMGQWEGLTAEEIRALAPDAFAAWMADVGRFQFPGGENLDQVATRSWAAFEDIVAAHEGQRVAIVAHGGSLRAILCRALGMGLDRLLALGQDYAGLSMLERPAGAWSLVLLNHHEPLALVGEPESRGKGAR; encoded by the coding sequence ATGAGCACCGTGGTCTACCTGGTGCGGCACGGCGCCGTGGTCGGCGCGGAGACGCGGCGCTTCATCGGTCATCTGGACGTGCCGCTCTCGCCGCACGGCGAGCACCAGGTGGCGGCGGTGGCCCGCCGCCTCGCCGCGGTGCCCCTGGTCGCGGTGTACTCGAGCGATCTCGTACGCACGCGCCGGAGCGCCGACCTGGTCGCCGCGCCCCATGGCCTTCGCCCCATCGCCGTCGCCGGTCTTCGCGAGTTCGCCATGGGGCAATGGGAGGGGCTGACCGCCGAGGAGATCCGCGCCCTCGCCCCGGACGCCTTCGCCGCCTGGATGGCGGACGTGGGACGGTTCCAGTTCCCCGGCGGCGAGAACCTCGATCAGGTGGCGACGCGGTCCTGGGCGGCCTTCGAGGACATCGTGGCCGCGCACGAGGGGCAGCGCGTGGCGATCGTGGCGCATGGCGGGAGCCTGCGGGCCATTCTCTGCCGCGCCCTCGGGATGGGGCTGGACCGCCTGCTCGCCCTGGGCCAGGACTATGCGGGGCTCTCGATGCTGGAGCGCCCGGCGGGCGCCTGGAGCCTGGTGCTTCTGAATCACCACGAGCCCCTGGCGCTCGTCGGCGAGCCGGAATCCCGGGGCAAAGGCGCCCGGTGA